One genomic region from Saccharomyces cerevisiae S288C chromosome XI, complete sequence encodes:
- the FAT3 gene encoding Fat3p (Protein required for fatty acid uptake; protein abundance increases in cortical patches in response to oleate exposure; the authentic, non-tagged protein is detected in a phosphorylated state in highly purified mitochondria in high-throughput studies; FAT3 has a paralog, YLR413W, that arose from the whole genome duplication) yields the protein MRIEKHRTPLSKGIIWTILSVCLLFMFTTLILVIVATAGSTANYKPLTNIYIGEADIKHINVSKVIPQIGPILTILGSALTAPNSSLDDIFGAMKNIADTPALTPLLTLLSNADNTTVTIESLTELAPLAISGNPASSTRQLTEINGLLKYSDNATETLDGLSRLVSASLSSASSNSSSDSTTLVLDLLKDSDNPQNSTDALLTLNNLTMSEKAQLLPVFRLFAFSTNQTATMTALATLMNTTISSSLAQTLLTQLQNTISNGGSLNNTFSTLQPLVPQASAPAFDAVELLLNQTTSTNQTLSTLSDLLEQNLTQSSSAKKAFAALTQLMENSDNSTMVVTSVQSLAAVTNTTQSTQQLIGLDDVISSSSNTNETLSILSELQSGLSGNSSSVQYIPYLFSLLGASTDPKTTFSSLVTLTSWAQENPQTFLPILDILADAKSVQPISAEELNAMTPNILEYLKIPIYYRLSIFTLCHANLENKILDCNSPHAVQNLDFRSIIYDALVTSDFQPYLNALNISANDLYLEGKLLHREHQYVPAVRSVLALNLLAIIFSFFTMIFIILLYFNRYMFKQPLWLIALALHVCVGVATVLAAIIISVMIAIIKSGTADDKYGVVFKAGPAYTGLIWTAFALSFIATGLIIYTWWRNRRSGRYMSGSVTNRKGEIYTYGDGSAISADRFGDHNLGDDDDADFEKQVNRNEITAIDNSSSANNTDVTGSTSNRTELSHPDVTPKDSNGPVNNNAHLVA from the coding sequence atgAGGATCGAAAAGCACCGTACCCCCCTGTCGAAGGGAATTATTTGGACGATATTGTCTGTGTGCCTTTTATTCATGTTCACCACACTGATATTGGTTATTGTAGCCACTGCTGGCTCCACCGCCAACTACAAACCCTTAACGAATATATACATCGGTGAAGCCGATATCAAACACATCAATGTAAGCAAGGTGATCCCGCAGATAGGCCCTATTTTGACAATATTAGGGTCCGCTTTGACGGCTCCGAACAGCTCCTTGGATGATATTTTTGGCGCcatgaaaaatattgctGATACTCCCGCGCTGACGCCGCTATTGACGCTTTTGTCTAATGCTGACAACACCACAGTAACCATCGAATCATTGACCGAATTGGCTCCCTTAGCGATCAGCGGCAATCCTGCTTCTAGCACGAGGCAGTTGACAGAGATTAATGGGCTGCTGAAGTATTCAGACAACGCAACTGAAACACTAGATGGCCTCTCAAGGTTAGTTTCTGCTTCGCTGTCTTCCGCAAGCTCTAACTCTTCCAGTGACTCAACTACTTTGGTTCTGGACTTATTAAAAGACTCCGATAACCCACAGAATTCCACAGATGCATTGCTAACTCTGAATAATCTGACAATGTCAGAAAAGGCGCAATTGTTACCGGTATTCAGGCTATTCGCTTTCTCCACGAACCAAACAGCTACAATGACGGCTCTGGCGACCTTGATGAACACTactatttcatcttctttagcCCAAACACTATTAACTCAGTTACAAAACACAATTTCAAACGGAGGTTCCCTAAATAACACGTTTAGTACTTTGCAACCACTAGTGCCGCAGGCAAGCGCCCCCGCATTTGATGCAGTGGAATTGCTGCTAAACCAGACCACCTCTACAAATCAGACATTGAGCACTCTATCTGATTTGCTGGAACAAAACCTCACTCAGTCATCATCTGCAAAAAAGGCGTTTGCTGCCTTAACCCAATTGATGGAAAATTCGGACAACTCGACAATGGTTGTCACTTCGGTCCAATCTCTAGCTGCGGTGACAAATACAACTCAATCTACTCAACAGCTAATTGGATTAGATGATGTGATAAGCTCCTCGAGTAACACCAACGAAACTTTGTCCATCTTGTCCGAATTACAATCGGGCCTATCCGGTAATTCAAGCTCCGTACAGTACATTCCATATCTCTTCAGTCTTTTAGGGGCATCCACTGATCCTAAAAcaacattttcatctttagTGACGCTGACTTCCTGGGCTCAAGAAAACCCTCAGACCTTCTTGCCCATTTTAGATATATTAGCGGATGCCAAATCCGTCCAACCGATTTCCGCAGAAGAATTGAACGCCATGACGCCGAATATACTAGAGTATCTGAAAATTCCGATTTACTATCGCTTATCCATTTTCACGCTATGCCATGCTAACCTGGAAAACAAGATCCTAGATTGTAACTCCCCACATGCTGTACAAAACTTGGATTTTAGATCGATTATTTATGACGCATTAGTCACATCAGACTTCCAACCATATCTGAACGCCCTGAATATTAGCGCCAACGATCTTTACCTAGAAGGGAAACTTTTACACAGAGAGCACCAATATGTGCCAGCAGTGAGGTCTGTTTTGGCTTTGAACCTCTTAGCGAtcatcttttccttctttaccatgatttttattatattacTGTACTTTAACAGATATATGTTCAAACAACCATTATGGCTCATTGCCCTAGCTCTACACGTTTGCGTTGGTGTAGCCACTGTATTGGCAGCCATTATCATATCCGTTATGATTGCCATTATAAAGAGCGGTACGGCAGATGATAAATATGGTGTTGTGTTTAAAGCCGGTCCCGCCTATACAGGGCTGATATGGACAGCATTTGCGTTGTCTTTTATCGCCACAGGATTGATAATTTATACGTGGTGGAGGAACAGACGGAGTGGTCGTTACATGTCCGGATCTGTGACGAATAGGAAAGGCGAAATTTACACGTATGGGGATGGTTCTGCCATTTCTGCAGACCGTTTCGGCGACCATAACTTgggtgatgatgatgatgctGATTTCGAAAAACAGGTGAATCGTAATGAAATAACCGCTATCGACAACAGTAGTTCTGCCAATAATACAGATGTCACAGGTAGTACGAGTAATAGAACAGAGCTAAGTCACCCCGACGTGACACCAAAAGATTCAAATGGACCTGTTAACAATAATGCACATTTGGTAgcataa
- the MTR2 gene encoding Mtr2p (mRNA transport regulator; essential nuclear protein; Mex67p and Mtr2p form a mRNA export complex which binds to RNA), which yields MNTNSNTMVMNDANQAQITATFTKKILAHLDDPDSNKLAQFVQLFNPNNCRIIFNATPFAQATVFLQMWQNQVVQTQHALTGVDYHAIPGSGTLICNVNCKVRFDESGRDKMGQDATVPIQPNNTGNRNRPNDMNKPRPLWGPYFGISLQLIIDDRIFRNDFNGVISGFNYNMVYKPEDSLLKI from the coding sequence ATGAACACCAATAGTAATACTATGGTAATGAATGACGCAAATCAAGCACAAATAACGGCCACATTTacgaagaagatattaGCGCATTTGGATGATCCGGACTCCAACAAATTGGCCCAATTCGTACAGCTTTTTAATCCAAACAACTGCAGAATAATATTTAATGCTACCCCCTTCGCGCAAGCAACAGTTTTTCTGCAAATGTGGCAAAACCAGGTCGTACAAACACAACATGCCCTAACAGGAGTAGACTATCACGCTATTCCGGGATCCGGCACGTTGATATGCAACGTCAATTGCAAAGTCAGATTCGACGAAAGCGGCAGAGACAAGATGGGGCAAGACGCGACTGTTCCCATTCAACCAAATAACACTGGGAACAGAAATCGACCCAACGATATGAACAAGCCAAGACCTCTATGGGGTCCATATTTTGGCATTTCCCTGCAGCTGATCATCGACGACCGCATATTTAGAAATGATTTTAATGGTGTAATATCGGGGTTTAACTATAACATGGTTTACAAACCCGAGGATTCTCTGCTAAAAATTTAG